The Calothrix sp. PCC 7507 DNA segment GCATTTTTTGTAAGGTGGACAGTGCCTACCTTTGCCTGAAACGCGAACATTTGTTTTGGTAGGCGATACTTCTCTCAATACGGGGAACTCGTTCGGATGATGCTCGTACCTCCTTACCACTCACCGCGTGAGAATGAGTTTAAACCGATATTCGGTGTTTACCAAGCTTCAAGAAAGCCCGTTAATTTCTTGAGGTTAACTATTAAAAATCCTCACAGATTTTAAGTGTTTTACCAAATACTGCTGTTTATCAGAGAAAACAACAGTTAGGCTCGCTACCTATATTTCTCAGGTTTATCTATTACTACTTGCGAAGTATTTACTACCTGATTTTAGAAGCGCCATCTTTTGCGAAAATTTTGTTGGATGGGCTCATAAATTTTGCATCTGTTCAACTTTAGTTATCAAAGTTTTATAACAGATGTAATTGCAACATTTGTCTACATTGTGCGGTTGACAGCAACTAGTAAAAATCATGTCAAACTATTCTTCTAATCAAGACCAGGCTTTTGACAGCTATGACCTACAAGAGAGTAAGTTTTTAACAAATTTTCAACGAAAAGCTTTGTTAAAAAACCTCCAAGCTAATTTGCAACCAGAATATCGGCGACGGATTGAAATTATGTTACTGGCTGATGTGGGTAAATCTCAGACCCAAATCTGTGAAATCTTAGGTTGTTCTCAAGAAATGGCGCGGTACTGGATTGGGATAGCAGAAGCAGGTTTAGCCCATAAATGGAACGAGCGACCAATAGGTAGACCGAAGATTGTTAATCATCAATATATAGAACGGTTGAAAGAATTAGTAAGCCATAGTCCCCGTGATTATGGATACGCATTTGGTTACTGGACAGCGCAATGGTTAAGTAAACATTTAGCAAGTGAATTTGGCATTGAAATTAGCGATCGCCATATTAATCGCTTGCTTAAACAAATGGGACTTTCCACTAAACGCAAAAGTTCCTGTCAACCAGAAACTGAGAATACTAAGGATACAGCCATTACCATCTGCGACCTAAAATCTAACTCCGAACCGAGTTTTAATTGGTCATTTAATCTGATGCAGACCAATAACTAATGTTTAGGGCAGGGGGGAGGGGGCAGGGTGAAAGACAAACGACAAATCACTATTTAGCTATGGATTTGGATGCAAATTAAAGCATGAGCAGCTTAGTTTTGGAGGTCAGAAATGCCATTAGCCTTTTCCGAGCAACAGTTAGCTCAACAACTCACCCAAACCTTGGGTGAGTCGCTGTCAGATAGAGAACTTGACAAGTGTCTCAAA contains these protein-coding regions:
- a CDS encoding helix-turn-helix domain-containing protein: MSNYSSNQDQAFDSYDLQESKFLTNFQRKALLKNLQANLQPEYRRRIEIMLLADVGKSQTQICEILGCSQEMARYWIGIAEAGLAHKWNERPIGRPKIVNHQYIERLKELVSHSPRDYGYAFGYWTAQWLSKHLASEFGIEISDRHINRLLKQMGLSTKRKSSCQPETENTKDTAITICDLKSNSEPSFNWSFNLMQTNN